A genomic window from Henningerozyma blattae CBS 6284 chromosome 3, complete genome includes:
- the TBLA0C01990 gene encoding C2H2-type zinc finger protein (similar to Saccharomyces cerevisiae RGM1 (YMR182C) and YPL230W; ancestral locus Anc_6.256) → MHSKSPTQIITKKRSSTKRTYRCTGFEGCDVVFTRAEHLTRHRRKHTGEKPYKCLICNKNFSRVDNLKQHTDCVHSANKKNKNEIKRRRRRAATTASAATTASASAPSPSPTSMSIPQTIQIPQPTVTTPPTASLIPTPVSTSQPNFSFPKQLQFKIPDKLPPLQLPTPTSISPSQKWWNDTSSNYITTNSTSSLYHTNLNSHSLNYTTSLTPVNSRPTSIVQPTLQQPTLQQPTLQQPLSTTTSSSMATRQIPTSSRMMLSSEPITPSRSSDNTKERASRLKVAFLLT, encoded by the coding sequence ATGCATTCTAAATCCCCCACTCAAATCATCACAAAGAAAAGATCCTCGACCAAGAGAACCTACCGTTGCACAGGCTTCGAAGGTTGCGACGTCGTCTTCACTCGTGCCGAACATCTCACTCGCCATCGCAGGAAACACACCGGTGAAAAGCCTTACAAATGTCTCATTTGCAACAAGAATTTCAGTAGAGTAGACAACTTAAAACAACATACCGATTGTGTTCATTCTgcaaacaagaaaaataagaaCGAAATCAAGAGAAGACGCCGTAGGGCCGCTACCACTGCCTCTGCCGCTACCACTGCCTCTGCCTCGGCCCCATCACCATCCCCAACTTCCATGTCCATCCCTCAAACGATACAAATACCTCAACCCACCGTCACAACTCCTCCCACAGCCTCTCTGATCCCTACACCCGTCTCGACTTCTCAACCAAACTTCTCTTTCCCCAAACAATTACAGTTCAAGATCCCTGATAAATTACCTCCTTTGCAATTGCCCACTCCAACATCCATATCTCCATCCCAGAAATGGTGGAACGATACTTCCTCAAACTATATAACAACAAACTCGACTTCTTCACTCTACCACACAAATCTCAATTCCCATTCTTTAAACTATACAACTTCGTTGACACCTGTAAATAGCAGACCTACCAGTATAGTTCAACCCACTTTACAACAACCCACTTTACAACAACCCACTTTACAACAACCTCTATCCACCACCACCTCCTCCTCCATGGCAACCCGCCAAATCCCTACAAGTTCAAGAATGATGTTGAGTTCAGAACCGATTACTCCTTCAAGATCAAGTGACAATACAAAGGAAAGAGCATCGAGATTGAAAGTGGCTTTTTTACTCACATGA
- the YMD8 gene encoding Ymd8p (similar to Saccharomyces cerevisiae YMD8 (YML038C); ancestral locus Anc_5.585) → MSTNQLAIFIAGWYVCSISLSLYNKWMFDPTKGLKIPYPILITSFHQLTLWILSFIYIRWRKYYYTNEKYIKHPKNYLKYILKFIIPTAIATAGDIGFSNVSFKFIPLTIYTVVKSSSIAFVLLFGCLFKLEVFHWNLVTIIMGMIFGVGLMFYSPSQNSSSQTTDTNSQSHIIIGVVLVLISSCLSGLRWVYTQLILRKGSMNLQYSSVPVDSRSEIDSHPVHTREISQHSLMDENAYLEHGHNEISESIKDNDKFSMSTITKNNNNNNTNSSSGVSSKSNSNTITITPLNAANEELPKKKHPIYTINELGPYMFSILLVTSLIIESPFPHIFHSNLFKNTIEEDHTFFSIFKGIILLILPGIQVFFMTLCEFGILQISKVLTLSIAGVAKEVLTIIFSMILLHEKIKGWQNWMGIFIILSDVVYYNYFRYVTDKKDDKYINSTIIPQENQGLDDREPELIVEEQNRYGINMSPNHSGRMSGNKIASKHNNSHLNSNNSPDSNRSTNWDIHLQTLSDNELFDNEVNSIGQRLET, encoded by the coding sequence ATGTCAACAAATCAATTAGCAATATTTATTGCTGGTTGGTATGTTTGTTCAATTTCATTGTCATTATATAACAAATGGATGTTTGATCCAACTAAAGGGTTGAAAATACCGTACCCAATATTGATCACATCCTTTCATCAATTAACTCTATGgattttatcatttatatatatacgatggagaaaatattattacactaatgaaaaatatatcaagCATcctaaaaattatttgaaatatattttaaaatttattattccaACAGCTATTGCTACAGCAGGTGATATTGgtttttcaaatgtttcatttaaatttataccATTAACAATTTATACAGTAGTCAAATCTTCTAGTATTGCATTTGTTCTACTGTTTGGAtgtttatttaaattagaagTTTTCCATTGGAACTTGGTAACAATTATTATGGGGATGATCTTTGGAGTTGGTTTAATGTTTTATTCACCATCTcaaaattcttcttcacaAACTACAGATACCAACTCACAGTCACATATAATTATTGGTGTGGTTCTAGTATTGATTAGTAGTTGTCTATCTGGTTTAAGATGGGTATATactcaattaattttacgTAAAGGTTCAATGAATTTACAATATTCTTCTGTACCTGTTGATTCAAGGTCCGAAATTGATTCTCACCCAGTGCATACAAGAGAAATTAGTCAACATTCATTAATGGATGAAAATGCTTATCTTGAACATGGTCATAATGAAATATCAGAATCCATtaaagataatgataaattcaGTATGTcaacaataacaaaaaataataataataataataccaatagTAGCAGTGGTGTATCATCAAAATCCAATTCTAATACTATTACTATCACCCCACTAAATGCGgcaaatgaagaattaccaaagaaaaaacatCCAATTTATacaattaatgaattgGGACCATATatgttttcaattttattagtcacgtcattaataattgaatcaCCATTCCCCCATATTTTCcattctaatttatttaaaaataccATAGAGGAAGATCATAcctttttttcaatctttaaaggtattattttattaatccTACCTGGGATTCAAGTATTTTTCATGACATTATGTGAATTTGGTATATTACAAATCTCTAAAGTATTAACACTATCCATTGCAGGTGTTGCTAAAGAAGTATtaactattattttcagtATGATACTTTTacatgaaaaaattaaaggtTGGCAAAATTGGATGggtatatttattatattaagtgATGttgtttattataattattttagatATGTGACGGATAAAAAAgatgataaatatattaattcgACAATTATTCCACAAGAAAATCAAGGATTAGATGATAGAGAACCTGAATTAATTGTGGAAGAACAAAATAGATATGGTATAAATATGAGTCCAAATCATAGTGGTAGAATGTCTGGTAATAAAATTGCATCTAAACATAACAATTCGCATTtgaatagtaataattcaCCAGATTCAAATAGATCTACAAATTGGGATATTCATTTACAAACTTTAAGCGATAATGAATTGTTTGATAATGAAGTGAATTCCATTGGACAAAGATTAGAAACTTAA
- the MRPL28 gene encoding mitochondrial 54S ribosomal protein mL40 (similar to Saccharomyces cerevisiae MRPL28 (YDR462W); ancestral locus Anc_5.584), with protein sequence MSKVFVRFKRTQPATAAILHAQKMATQLSVITASRKAPRLLKLRPEDLIRHQTVTKAWSLFQAEERAEQEAQLRNQYQSTLDAVELLQKISPRLYKSVTTPDNNITVFPRGGLRTPTEYPPTIVWRYQIKPN encoded by the coding sequence ACTGCAGCCATTTTACATGCCCAGAAGATGGCAACCCAATTGAGTGTTATCACAGCCTCTCGTAAAGCACCACGTCTATTAAAACTTCGCCCTGAAGATCTTATACGTCATCAGACTGTAACTAAAGCATGGTCTCTATTTCAAGCAGAAGAACGAGCTGAACAAGAAGCTCAATTACGAAACCAATACCAATCCACACTTGATGCAGTGGAACTTTTACAGAAAATAAGTCCACGTCTTTACAAGTCTGTCACTACACCAGATAACAATATCACTGTGTTTCCAAGGGGTGGTCTTAGAACACCTACAGAATACCCTCCTACTATAGTGTGGCGCTACCAAATCAAGCCAAATTAG
- the FAS2 gene encoding trifunctional fatty acid synthase subunit FAS2 (similar to Saccharomyces cerevisiae FAS2 (YPL231W); ancestral locus Anc_6.257), which translates to MVMKPEVEQELAHVLLTELLSYQFASPVRWIETQDVLLKDFNTERVVEIGPSPTLAGMAQRTLKNKYESYDAALSLQRQILCYSKDPKEIYYTLDAAELAAKQEAEAASQATPSAPAAATPAATPAATAAPAAAPAAAAPAGPVSEVADEPIKAGLVLHVLVAHKLKKSLESISMSKTIKDLVNGKSTVQNEILGDLGKEFGNTPEKPEETPLEELSETFQDTFSGQLGKQSSSLISRMISSKMPGGFTITVARKYLQTRWGLPTGRQDGVLLVALANEPAARLGAEPDAKSFLDSMAQKYASIVGLDLSASSASAGAGAGAATGGATIDAAAFDALTKDSKVLARQQLQVLARYLKMDLNNGERKYLKEKDTVKELQDQLDILTAELGDFFVNGVTSSFSRKKARVFDSSWNWAKQSLLSLYFEIIHGVLKNVDREVVAEAINIMNRSNASLIKFMEYHVSNTDTSKGENYQLVKTLGEQLIENCKQVIDIDPVYRDISKPTGPKTVIDKNGNIQYSEEPREKVRKLSQYVQEMALGGPLTKDTSSTSIKDDLTLVYNAISQQANDQGFSPSTQAEFEKLYGELMEFLKNSAEIDASASTKIAGVIDDDLDKDSTKEVASLPTISKISQNVSSTIPKSTVPFLHLRKQLPLGEWKYDRQLSSLFLDGLEKAALNGITFTDKYVLITGAGRGSIGSEVLQGLLQGGAKVIVTTSRFSKQVTDYYQSLYAKYGARGSTLMVVPFNQGSKQDVEALIEYIYDDVKNGGLGWDLDAIIPFAAIPENGIELENIDSKSEFAHRIMLTNILRMMGCVKKQKSARGIETRPAQVILPMSPNHGTFGGDGMYSESKLSLETLFNKWHSESWASQLTVCGAIIGWTRGTGLMSANNIIAEGIEKAGVRTFSQKEMAFNLLGLLTPDVVDLCQKSPVMADLNGGLQYLPDLKEFTVKLRRELTETSEVRKAVSIETALEHKAINGDKADAAYTQVEIQPRANIQMNFPKLKPYSEVKKNVSKDLEGLLDLERVIVVTGFSEVGPWGNSRTRWEMEAFGEFSLEGCVEMAWMMGLIKYHNGNIKGKLYTGWVDAKTNQPIDDKAIKTKYEAQILEHSGIRLIEPELFNGYNPEKKNMIQEIIVEEDLEPFETSKETAEQFKLEHGDKVDVFEIAETGEFSVKLLKGATLYIPKALRFDRLVAGQIPTGWNAKTYGISDDIISQVDPITLFVLVTVVETFISSGITDPYEMYKYVHVSEVGNCSGSGMGGVSALRGMFKDRYQDQPVQNDILQESFINTMSAWVNMLLISSSGPIKTPVGACATSVESLDIGVETILSGKAKICIVGGYDDFQEEGSYEFANMKATSNTLEEFEKGRTPAEMSRPATTSRNGFMESQGAGLQIIMPAELALQMGVPIYGVVGMTATATDKTGRSVPAPGKGILTTAREYHGDLKFGNRIMDISYRKKQVLRRQRSIEEWMSEELMELQEESKTIEDPVERVEFIKERTELIKKEGDKELRVAQNQWGNEFFKGDKRIAPIRGALAAFDLTIDDIGVASFHGTSTDANDKNESATINSMMKHLGRSEGNPVIGVFQKYLTGHPKGAAGSWMLNGALQILNSGIVPGNKNADNIDKILEQFEYVLFPSKSMLSDGIKAVSVTSFGFGQKGAQAIVIHPDYVLGAINEERYNDYCKRVEIRERQAYQFFHHGMLYNKLFISKEHAPYSDELEQDVYLDPTVRVVEATKKEKIDNTLIFQKKDIQARGNYFGSGEGNGVRTMLEGILGNEEGDKKKALHNVGIDVELLNGINITNETFIERNYTAKEISYCENVSSDKRSSYTGIWCAKEAVFKSLGVMSRGGGAAMKDIEIVREGQGKGPEVVLHGKAKIAAEKAGVKQVKVSISHDDVQAVAVAVSEGN; encoded by the coding sequence atggttaTGAAACCCGAAGTTGAGCAAGAGTTAGCTCATGTGCTATTAACTGAACTGTTATCTTACCAGTTTGCATCTCCTGTTAGATGGATTGAAACTCAAGATGTTTTGTTAAAAGATTTCAACACTGAAAGAGTTGTTGAAATTGGTCCTTCTCCAACCTTAGCTGGTATGGCTCAAAGAACtttgaaaaacaaatatgAGTCTTATGATGCTGCTTTATCTCTACAAAGACAAATCCTATGTTACAGCAAGGATCCAAAGGAAATCTACTATACCCTAGATGCTGCTGAATTAGCTGCCAAACAAGAAGCAGAAGCTGCTTCTCAAGCTACACCTTCAGCTCCAGCTGCAGCTACTCCGGCAGCTACTCCGGCAGCTACTGCTGCTCCAGCTGCTGCTCCAGCCGCTGCCGCTCCAGCAGGCCCTGTCTCTGAAGTCGCTGATGAACCAATTAAGGCAGGTTTAGTCTTACATGTCTTGGTTGCTCataaattgaagaaatcaCTAGAATCTATCTCCATGTCTAAGacaattaaagatttgGTTAATGGTAAATCTACTGTTCAAAATGAAATCTTAGGTGATTTGGGTAAGGAATTTGGTAATACACCAGAAAAACCAGAAGAAACTCcattagaagaattatctGAAACATTCCAAGACACTTTCAGTGGTCAATTGGGTAAGCAATCCTCTTCATTAATCTCAAGAATGATTTCATCCAAAATGCCAGGTGGTTTCACTATAACTGTTGctagaaaatatttacaaacaCGCTGGGGTTTACCAACTGGTAGACAAGACGGTGTTTTATTAGTTGCTTTAGCAAACGAACCAGCTGCTCGTTTAGGTGCTGAACCAGATGCTAAGTCCTTTTTGGACTCCATGGCTCAAAAATACGCCTCAATTGTTGGCTTAGATTTATCTGCCTCGTCTGCTAGTGCTGGTGCTGGTGCTGGTGCAGCTACTGGTGGTGCCACCATTGATGCTGCAGCTTTTGATGCCTTAACTAAGGATTCAAAAGTTTTGGCTCGTCAACAATTACAAGTCTTGGCTCGTTATTTGAAGATGGACTTGAATAATGGTGAAAGAAAATActtgaaagaaaaagatacCGTTAAAGAGTTACAAGATCAATTAGATATATTGACTGCTGAACTAGGTGACTTTTTTGTCAATGGTGTTACTTCTAGTTTCTCTAGAAAGAAGGCTAGAGTTTTTGATTCTTCATGGAATTGGGCTAAACAATCCctattatcattatatttCGAAATTATTCATGGTGTCTTGAAAAATGTTGATAGAGAAGTTGTTGCTGAAGCtatcaatattatgaaTAGATCTAATGCCAGtttgattaaatttatGGAATATCACGTCTCAAATACTGATACTTCAAAAGGTGAAAACTACCAATTGGTTAAAACTTTAGGTGAACAATTGATTGAAAATTGTAAACAAGTTATTGATATCGATCCTGTTTATAGAGATATCTCCAAACCAACAGGTCCAAAGACAGTTATTGATAAGAATGgtaatattcaatattctGAAGAACCAAGAGAAAAAGTTAGAAAATTATCACAATACGTCCAAGAAATGGCTCTTGGTGGTCCATTAACAAAGGATACCTCGTCTACTTCCattaaagatgatttaACTCTTGTTTATAACGCTATTAGCCAACAAGCTAACGATCAAGGCTTTTCACCTTCCACTCAAGcggaatttgaaaaattatatggCGAATTAATGGAATTCTTGAAGAATTCTGCCGAAATTGATGCTTCCGCAAGCACAAAGATTGCTGGTgttattgatgatgatttggATAAGGATTCTACCAAAGAAGTCGCTTCCTTACCAactatttctaaaatttctcAAAATGTTTCATCTACTATTCCAAAGAGCACCGTTCCATTCTTACATTTGAGAAAACAATTACCTTTAGGTGAATGGAAATACGATCGTCAATTATCATCTCTATTTTTGGATGGTTTAGAAAAAGCTGCCTTAAATGGTATTACATTTACTGATAAATATGTATTAATTACCGGTGCTGGTCGTGGTTCAATCGGTTCTGAAGTCTTGCAGGGTTTATTACAAGGTGGTGCCAAGGTTATTGTTACTACATCTCGTTTCTCTAAACAAGTTACTGATTACTATCAATCCCTTTATGCCAAATACGGTGCAAGAGGTTCTACTTTAATGGTTGTTCCTTTCAACCAAGGTTCTAAACAAGATGTCGAAGCCTTAATTGAATACATTTATGATGATGTTAAGAATGGCGGTTTAGGCTGGGATTTGGATGCCATTATCCCATTTGCTGCTATTCCAGAAAATGGtattgaattagaaaatattgattccAAATCTGAATTTGCTCATAGAATCATGTTAACTAACATTTTAAGAATGATGGGTTGTGTTAAGAAACAAAAATCTGCTAGAGGTATTGAAACTAGACCTGCTCAAGTGATCTTACCAATGTCACCAAACCATGGTACTTTTGGTGGTGACGGTATGTATTCTGAATCCAAACTTTCTTTGGAAACTTTATTCAACAAATGGCATTCTGAATCATGGGCTAGTCAATTGACTGTCTGTGGTGCTATTATTGGTTGGACCAGAGGTACTGGTTTGATGAGTGCTAACAATATTATTGCTGAAGGTATTGAAAAAGCAGGTGTTAGAACTTTCTCTCAAAAGGAAATGgctttcaatttattaggTTTATTAACACCAGATGTTGTTGATTTATGCCAAAAATCCCCAGTTATGGCTGATTTGAATGGTGGTTTACAATACTTACCtgatttgaaagaatttaCTGTTAAATTGCGTCGTGAATTGACTGAAACTTCTGAAGTTAGAAAGGCAGTTTCTATTGAAACTGCTTTGGAACACAAGGCTATCAATGGTGACAAAGCTGATGCTGCTTATACTCAAGTAGAAATTCAACCAAGAGCcaatattcaaatgaaCTTCCCTAAATTAAAACCATATTCTGAAGTTAAGAAGAACGTCTCTAAAGATTTGGAAGGtttattagatttagaAAGAGTTATCGTTGTCACTGGTTTCTCTGAAGTTGGTCCATGGGGTAATTCTAGAACTAGATGGGAAATGGAAGCCTTTGGTGAATTTTCCTTGGAAGGTTGTGTTGAAATGGCTTGGATGATGGGTTTAATCAAATACCATAACGGTAACATCAAGGGTAAATTGTATACCGGTTGGGTTGATGCTAAGACTAATCAACCAATCGATGATAAGGCTATTAAGACCAAATATGAAGCTCAAATTTTGGAACACAGTGGTATCAGATTAATTGAAcctgaattatttaatggtTACAACcctgaaaagaaaaacatgATTCAAGAAATCATTGTGgaagaagatttagaaCCTTTTGAAACATCTAAGGAAACTGCTGAACAATTTAAACTTGAACATGGTGATAAAGTTGATGTCTTTGAAATTGCTGAGACTGGTGAATTTTctgttaaattattaaagggTGCTACTTTATACATTCCAAAGGCTTTAAGATTCGATCGTTTGGTTGCAGGTCAAATTCCAACTGGTTGGAATGCCAAGACCTATGGTATTTctgatgatattatttctcAAGTGGATCCAATTACCTTATTTGTTTTGGTGACAGTAGTGGAAACTTTTATTTCATCTGGTATTACTGATCCATATGAAATGTATAAATATGTTCATGTTTCAGAAGTTGGTAATTGTTCTGGTTCTGGTATGGGTGGTGTTTCTGCCCTACGTGGTATGTTTAAAGATAGATACCAAGATCAACCTGTTCAAAATGATATCTTACAAgaatcttttattaatacCATGTCAGCTTGGGTTAATatgttattaatttcatcaagTGGTCCAATCAAGACTCCAGTTGGTGCATGTGCCACTTCTGTGGAATCTCTTGATATTGGTGTGGAAACTATTTTGAGTGGTAAAGCTAAGATTTGTATTGTTGGTGGTTATGATGATTTCCAAGAAGAAGGTTCATATGAATTTGCCAATATGAAAGCCACTTCCAATACTTtggaagaatttgaaaaaggtCGTACACCAGCTGAAATGTCTAGACCAGCCACCACGTCTCGTAATGGGTTTATGGAATCTCAAGGTGCAGGTCTTCAAATCATAATGCCTGCGGAATTAGCTTTACAAATGGGTGTTCCAATTTATGGTGTTGTTGGTATGACTGCTACTGCAACTGATAAGACTGGTAGATCAGTTCCAGCTCCAGGTAAAGGTATTTTGACTACTGCTAGAGAATACCATGGggatttgaaatttggtAACCGTATCATGGATATTTCATACCGTAAGAAACAAGTGTTGCGTAGACAACGCTCTATTGAAGAATGGATGAGTGAGGAATTAATGGAATTACAAGAAGAAAGTAAAACAATTGAAGATCCAGTGGAAAGAGTTGAATTTATCAAGGAAAGAACTGAATTAATCAAGAAGGAAGGTGATAAAGAATTGAGAGTTGCTCAAAACCAATGGGGTAATGAATTCTTTAAAGGTGACAAGAGAATTGCACCTATCCGTGGTGCCTTGGCTGCATTTGATTTAActattgatgatattgGTGTTGCATCTTTCCATGGTACTTCAACAGATGCTAATGATAAGAATGAAAGTGCTACAATTAACAGTATGATGAAACATCTTGGTAGATCTGAAGGTAACCCAGTTATTGGTGTTTTCCAAAAATACTTGACTGGTCACCCCAAGGGTGCAGCTGGTTCTTGGATGTTGAATGGTGCGTTACAAATCTTGAACAGTGGTATTGTCCCTGGTAACAAGAATGCTGATAATATCGACAAGATCTTGGAACAATTTGAATATGTTTTATTCCCAAGTAAATCGATGTTGAGTGATGGTATTAAAGCTGTCAGTGTTACATCTTTTGGGTTTGGTCAAAAAGGTGCTCAAGCTATTGTTATCCATCCGGATTATGTTCTTGGTGctattaatgaagaaagaTACAATGATTATTGTAAGAGAGTGGAAATTAGAGAAAGGCAAGCGTATCAATTTTTCCATCATGGTATGttgtataataaattatttattagcaAGGAACATGCACCATACAGTGATGAATTGGAACAAGATGTTTATTTGGACCCTACTGTACGTGTTGTGGAGGCCACTAAGAAGGAAAAGATTGATAATACTTTGATTTTCCAAAAGAAGGACATCCAGGCACGTGGAAACTATTTTGGCAGTGGTGAAGGAAATGGAGTAAGAACCATGTTGGAAGGTATTTTAGGTAACGAGGAAGGAGACAAAAAGAAGGCCTTACATAATGTCGGGATAGATGTTGAATTGTTGAATGGTATCAACATTACCAATGAGACATTTATTGAACGTAATTATACTGCGAAGGAAATTTCTTATTGTGAAAATGTCAGTAGTGACAAACGAAGTTCGTACACAGGAATCTGGTGTGCCAAAGAGGCtgttttcaaatcattagGTGTTATGAGTCGTGGGGGTGGTGCTGCGAtgaaagatattgaaattgttcGTGAGGGACAAGGCAAGGGACCTGAAGTTGTGTTGCATGGAAAAGCCAAGATTGCAGCTGAGAAGGCTGGTGTTAAGCAAGTGAAGGTATCTATATCTCACGACGATGTTCAAGCGGTGGCTGTTGCAGTGAGCGAGGGCAATTAG
- the TBLA0C01980 gene encoding uncharacterized protein (similar to Saccharomyces cerevisiae YMR181C and YPL229W; ancestral locus Anc_6.255) codes for MIYQQRHYSNNNSHYNNNYNSQYSPALRHSSLNTTGQNTIPSATAAVSSFNNQNSGYSSVYYNSNNNNNNTRSNSHNYNNNNSGYYNKNNYNNVFHPNTIPITSASPISTSSSNPYSMSLNSSSDTSSNPNSTSNSPVFSKFLRNEQFPIDNQINSEDLLCSSNTCNNNNGMTSIRDKNDLSRSFEDDLFYCPRSLLNNQELAKCQKIDYLFAANSNSSSSLHIHSSGSPPTNKFVNTSSSTCNNKNKYNPYLSQSFNPNKF; via the coding sequence ATGATATATCAACAAAGACACTATAGTAACAACAATAGTCACTATAATAACAACTATAACTCGCAATACTCCCCAGCGTTGAGACATTCATCGTTGAATACCACTGGCCAGAATACCATTCCATCCGCTACTGCTGctgtttcttcttttaacaATCAAAACTCTGGCTACTCATCGGTATACTAtaacagcaacaacaacaacaacaataccCGTAGCAATAGTCATAATtataacaacaacaattctGGCTATTATAACAAAAACAACTACAATAACGTCTTCCATCCAAATACAATCCCAATCACATCTGCTTCCCCCATCTCTACTTCATCTTCGAACCCATACTCCATGTCTTTGAACTCCTCATCTGATACAAGTTCAAACCCAAACTCTACTTCAAATTCTCCagtattttccaaattctTGCGTAATGAACAATTCCCTATTGATAATCAAATCAATTCCGAAGATTTGTTATGCTCTTCAAACACTtgtaacaataataatggcaTGACTTCCATTAGAGACAAAAACGATCTTTCCAGATCTTTTGAAGATGATCTATTCTATTGTCCAAGATCTTTGTTGAACAACCAAGAATTAGCCAAATGCCAAAAAATAGATTATTTGTTTGCtgctaattctaattccaGTTCTAGTTTGCATATTCATTCCTCAGGATCACCACCAACAAACAAGTTTGTAAATACTTCTTCAAGTACCtgtaacaataaaaataagtaTAATCCCTACTTATCTCAAAGTTTTAACCCAAACAAATTCTAa